The Bicyclus anynana chromosome 3, ilBicAnyn1.1, whole genome shotgun sequence genome has a window encoding:
- the LOC112045482 gene encoding larval cuticle protein A2B → MNKFIVLAALVAVAASSVVPVVKVDDEATSFSYDVADPLTGDYKSQSESRVGGVVRGQYSLVDPDGTKRVVDYTADDVNGFNAVVRKDPLVANVVAPVVASRTVVSPVAPVVSAPAVYSGSYVAPSVYSGVPSVYSGYPGYSAVYPGYPTARLGYW, encoded by the exons ATGAACAAG TTCATCGTACTCGCTGCCCTCGTGGCCGTCGCCGCCAGCTCAGTGGTGCCAGTTGTCAAAGTAGACGATGAAGCCACCAGCTTCTCCTACGACGTGGCCGACCCCCTCACTGGTGACTACAAGAGCCAATCAGAAAGCCGCGTTGGAGGAGTAGTCAGAGGACAGTACTCCTTGGTCGACCCCGACGGCACCAAGCGCGTTGTCGACTACACCGCTGATGACGTCAATGGATTCAACGCTGTAGTGCGCAAGGACCCGTTGGTCGCGAATGTTGTGGCCCCCGTTGTTGCTTCCCGCACCGTCGTGTCCCCAGTGGCCCCCGTCGTATCTGCCCCCGCTGTGTACTCTGGCTCATACGTCGCCCCCTCTGTGTACAGCGGCGTGCCCTCAGTGTACTCTGGATACCCCGGTTATTCCGCTGTATACCCCGGTTACCCCACCGCTCGTCTCGGCTACTGGTAA